In a genomic window of Mucilaginibacter sp. KACC 22063:
- a CDS encoding DUF5686 and carboxypeptidase regulatory-like domain-containing protein, producing the protein MRFSLFLLALSLFSITAWSQITISGTITDDNDKPIPFASVLIRNTTRGTSANSEGNYKLQLPKGKYEILYKAIGFQQQGREIDLTENLTVNVQLNTAAYQLKDVIVRAGGEDPAYAIIRKAIRKRKTYLNEVDAYTCEVYLKGLQRSLGAPKKFLGQNIDNMAKQIGLDSNRKGIVYLSESESKLTVMKPDLVHEEMLSSKVSGSNRAFSFNRAGEIKVNLYENFQAYQGISNRPLISPIADNALNYYNYKWLGTTEENGETINKIQVIPKHSFEPVFSGMIYIIDDSWRINSFDLQITKSANLNIVDTLKISEQYMPVGKKNWMPASIKFDFTGGLFGFKFGGYFLAVYRDYNLDPKINKKEFEELMRVPVGVNKKDSTYWKQQRPVPLTSEEVTDYSKKAVLAAKRESKPYLDSLDSVNNRITPGKILLTGVLIRHRTKNEFITFAPLPTTLLYNTVEGFAINYQMSYLKKIDTITNKYLRISPNIRYGFSNHLFNANVNGNVPIGLANLGFNVGTDMTDMNNLYPASVLSNTFNSLIRRRNLQKLYEKRFAGLSLSRRITGGWLGSVSTEYADREWYPNSSNFSFFHTQKQYTSNNPLQPDLDVPLFPRNQSFKVNITTSYNFSNKYVTYPSGRYYMPSKYPTVEVSYTKAISNVFGSDADYDLLTASVSKSNIPMGVYGLSGFYIGAGKFLTAKQIYYPDYVHFLGNEGFGYRIAPNRFLLLPLYNFSTPDKYFEAHLEHNFMGYILNNVPLIRKLKLQEIVDFNYLATPTLKNYYEIGFGAQYFGIRLMYGLSFSGTKRLDSGLKIGFSFP; encoded by the coding sequence ATGAGGTTTAGCCTATTTTTATTAGCCCTTTCCCTTTTCTCAATTACAGCCTGGTCGCAGATAACTATTAGCGGCACCATAACCGACGATAACGATAAGCCCATTCCGTTTGCAAGTGTACTAATACGCAACACCACACGCGGCACATCTGCAAACAGTGAGGGCAATTATAAATTGCAGCTACCAAAAGGTAAATACGAAATACTATATAAAGCCATCGGCTTTCAGCAGCAGGGCCGCGAGATAGACCTTACCGAAAACCTAACGGTAAACGTTCAGCTTAACACAGCGGCTTATCAGCTTAAAGATGTCATTGTACGTGCTGGCGGCGAAGATCCGGCCTATGCCATCATTCGTAAAGCCATACGCAAACGCAAAACTTACCTTAACGAGGTAGATGCCTATACCTGCGAAGTTTATCTGAAAGGTTTGCAAAGATCATTAGGCGCACCCAAAAAATTCCTTGGGCAGAATATTGATAATATGGCTAAGCAAATCGGGCTTGATTCTAACCGTAAAGGGATTGTTTACCTTTCAGAATCTGAATCAAAACTTACTGTGATGAAACCCGATCTGGTGCATGAGGAAATGCTGTCATCAAAAGTATCTGGCAGTAACCGGGCCTTCAGCTTTAACCGTGCCGGGGAAATCAAGGTAAACCTTTATGAAAACTTCCAGGCTTACCAGGGTATTAGTAACAGGCCTTTGATATCACCTATAGCTGATAATGCATTAAACTATTACAACTACAAATGGCTGGGCACAACGGAAGAAAACGGTGAAACCATCAACAAGATACAAGTAATACCTAAACACAGCTTTGAACCGGTTTTTAGCGGGATGATCTATATTATTGATGATAGCTGGCGCATCAACAGTTTCGATCTGCAAATCACTAAGAGCGCCAATCTTAACATTGTCGACACGCTAAAAATAAGCGAACAGTACATGCCTGTTGGCAAAAAGAACTGGATGCCTGCGTCCATAAAGTTTGATTTTACGGGCGGCTTGTTTGGGTTTAAATTTGGCGGTTATTTTTTAGCGGTATACCGCGATTATAACCTTGATCCGAAAATTAATAAAAAAGAGTTTGAAGAGTTAATGCGCGTCCCTGTCGGTGTCAATAAAAAAGACTCCACTTACTGGAAACAACAGCGCCCGGTTCCGCTCACATCTGAAGAAGTTACCGACTATAGTAAAAAAGCGGTGTTAGCTGCCAAACGCGAATCTAAACCATACCTGGATTCACTTGATAGTGTCAACAATCGTATCACACCCGGAAAGATATTGCTGACCGGCGTATTGATCAGGCATCGTACCAAAAATGAGTTTATCACTTTTGCACCGTTACCTACTACCCTGCTCTACAACACGGTAGAAGGCTTCGCCATCAATTATCAGATGTCGTATCTAAAAAAGATAGATACCATTACTAATAAATACCTGCGCATTAGCCCTAATATCAGATACGGCTTCAGCAATCATTTATTCAACGCCAATGTGAACGGCAACGTTCCAATTGGGCTTGCTAATTTGGGCTTTAACGTAGGCACCGACATGACGGATATGAATAACCTTTATCCGGCAAGTGTGCTCTCAAATACATTTAACAGTTTGATCCGCCGCAGAAACCTACAGAAGCTGTATGAGAAGCGTTTTGCAGGTTTATCATTATCCCGCCGCATAACCGGCGGCTGGCTTGGTAGTGTTTCTACAGAATATGCTGACAGGGAGTGGTATCCTAATTCATCAAATTTCAGTTTCTTCCATACCCAAAAACAATACACGTCTAACAACCCTTTACAGCCCGATCTGGACGTGCCGCTGTTTCCGCGCAACCAATCATTTAAGGTAAATATTACTACAAGCTATAATTTCAGCAATAAGTACGTTACTTATCCAAGCGGCCGGTATTATATGCCATCAAAATATCCTACGGTTGAGGTAAGCTATACCAAAGCGATCAGTAATGTATTTGGCTCAGATGCCGACTATGACCTGTTAACTGCAAGTGTTTCTAAAAGCAATATTCCAATGGGTGTATATGGCCTGTCGGGCTTTTACATTGGTGCGGGAAAGTTTCTGACCGCAAAACAGATTTACTATCCTGATTATGTCCATTTCCTGGGTAACGAGGGCTTTGGTTATCGCATAGCACCTAACCGTTTTCTTTTGCTCCCGCTTTATAACTTCAGTACACCGGATAAATACTTCGAGGCACATTTAGAGCATAATTTTATGGGCTACATCTTAAACAACGTACCGCTGATACGCAAGCTTAAGTTGCAGGAAATCGTAGACTTTAATTACCTGGCCACACCCACACTTAAAAACTATTATGAAATTGGTTTTGGTGCGCAATACTTTGGTATCAGGCTAATGTACGGCTTATCGTTCAGCGGAACCAAGCGACTCGATTCGGGCCTTAAAATTGGCTTTAGCTTTCCTTAA
- a CDS encoding AI-2E family transporter, whose protein sequence is MIAKLTALPFYAKLSLTLVGLIALGFLIIAGKDVLDPLMFGFLFAILLLPVSNFFERKCRLPRSAGAFLSILLFVFLVGGIMYLVATQISRLADDWPMLKKQIDQSTADAQGWIQSTFHMNMDKQMDYIHSTTSKLMSSGTSVIGHTFLSVSGMLLFFAFIIIFTFLIMFYRKLLFQFVLKAFGDEHEDTVHDIAENVQSILRQYILGLLLEMVIVAGIACTVFWIVGIRYAALLGIITGLFNIIPYVGIFTALALSTLITFATGALTKALIVAISVIAIHAVDANVLLPIIVGSKVRLNALITFLGILLGEMLWGLSGMFLSIPTIAIMKIIFDRIESLKPWGYLLGGDYEYKKSAEKKMKTE, encoded by the coding sequence ATGATTGCAAAACTTACTGCACTGCCGTTTTACGCTAAATTATCATTAACCCTGGTTGGTCTGATAGCATTAGGTTTTCTGATCATTGCCGGAAAAGATGTGCTTGACCCGCTGATGTTCGGCTTCTTGTTTGCCATCCTGTTATTACCGGTATCAAACTTTTTCGAACGTAAATGCAGGCTGCCACGCAGCGCCGGTGCGTTTTTATCCATATTGTTATTCGTGTTTCTTGTAGGCGGTATCATGTACCTGGTAGCCACACAAATATCTCGCCTTGCAGACGACTGGCCGATGCTTAAAAAGCAGATAGACCAGTCAACAGCAGATGCGCAAGGATGGATCCAGTCTACATTTCATATGAATATGGACAAGCAGATGGACTATATCCACAGCACAACATCCAAGCTGATGTCGTCTGGTACTTCGGTTATAGGGCATACGTTTTTGTCTGTATCAGGCATGCTGTTGTTCTTTGCCTTTATTATCATTTTTACCTTCCTGATCATGTTTTACCGCAAATTGCTGTTTCAGTTTGTATTAAAAGCATTTGGTGATGAGCATGAAGATACCGTTCATGATATTGCAGAAAATGTACAATCCATTTTAAGGCAGTATATTTTAGGCCTGTTGCTGGAGATGGTTATTGTAGCAGGTATTGCCTGCACTGTGTTTTGGATAGTAGGTATACGTTATGCAGCCTTACTTGGTATCATAACAGGCTTGTTTAACATTATTCCGTATGTAGGTATATTTACGGCACTGGCTTTAAGTACGCTGATCACGTTTGCTACCGGCGCATTAACAAAAGCCCTTATTGTTGCAATAAGCGTGATTGCCATACACGCTGTTGACGCAAATGTGCTTTTACCGATCATTGTAGGATCAAAGGTTAGATTGAATGCACTGATCACATTTTTGGGTATATTACTTGGAGAAATGTTGTGGGGACTGTCTGGTATGTTCCTGTCTATACCCACAATTGCGATTATGAAAATTATATTTGACCGCATAGAAAGCCTTAAACCATGGGGGTATTTACTGGGCGGAGATTATGAGTATAAAAAATCGGCCGAGAAAAAAATGAAAACCGAATAA
- the mgrA gene encoding L-glyceraldehyde 3-phosphate reductase, which translates to MNYLPSGNRYKNMEYRRCGKSGIKLPAVSLGLWHNFGHVDVLEHFRKTLHLAFDSGITHFDLANNYGPPPGSAEENFGKLLKEDFRGYRDEMIISSKAGYTMWDGPYGDWGSKKYLVASLDQSLKRMELDYVDIFYHHRPDPETPLEETMAALDLIVRQGKALYVGISNYPADEAQKAIDILKRLGTPCLIHQPKYSMFERWVEGGLLDVLEKDGVGCIPFSPLAQGLLTNKYLHGIPDDSRAAKSTGFLQSSQVTDAVIGKVRALNDIAQQRGQTLAQMALAWLLKDPRVTSVLIGASRPEQLADSLKCLENTKFADEELNKIEAILK; encoded by the coding sequence ATGAACTATCTACCTTCGGGCAACCGTTATAAAAATATGGAATACCGCCGCTGCGGTAAAAGCGGCATCAAATTACCGGCTGTATCTTTAGGCCTGTGGCATAACTTTGGACATGTGGATGTGCTTGAGCATTTCCGCAAAACGTTACACCTGGCTTTCGACAGCGGCATTACTCATTTTGACTTAGCCAACAATTACGGCCCGCCTCCCGGCTCTGCCGAAGAAAACTTTGGCAAGCTATTGAAAGAAGACTTCCGTGGTTACCGCGACGAAATGATCATATCCAGCAAAGCGGGCTATACCATGTGGGACGGCCCTTACGGCGATTGGGGTTCCAAAAAATACCTGGTAGCCAGTCTCGATCAAAGCCTGAAACGCATGGAGCTTGATTATGTAGATATTTTCTATCATCATCGTCCTGACCCGGAAACGCCATTAGAAGAAACCATGGCTGCGCTTGACCTTATCGTTCGCCAGGGTAAAGCCTTATATGTGGGTATCTCCAACTACCCTGCTGATGAAGCTCAAAAAGCAATTGATATATTAAAAAGATTAGGCACGCCTTGCCTTATCCACCAACCTAAGTATTCGATGTTTGAGCGTTGGGTTGAGGGCGGACTACTTGATGTACTCGAGAAAGACGGCGTTGGTTGCATCCCATTCTCGCCGTTGGCACAGGGCCTGCTTACCAATAAATATTTACACGGTATCCCTGATGATTCACGTGCTGCAAAGTCGACCGGATTTTTGCAAAGCAGCCAGGTAACCGATGCGGTGATTGGCAAAGTACGCGCGCTAAATGATATTGCGCAGCAACGCGGACAAACGCTGGCTCAAATGGCGCTTGCCTGGTTATTAAAAGATCCGCGCGTTACCTCTGTGCTTATTGGTGCAAGCCGCCCTGAGCAACTGGCTGATTCTTTGAAATGCCTGGAGAACACCAAATTCGCCGACGAAGAACTGAATAAAATAGAAGCCATATTAAAATAA
- the ligA gene encoding NAD-dependent DNA ligase LigA, whose product MSAEQQTKQLIETLTAELKQHNYNYYVLAQPVISDYDFDIKLKELAALEKEHPQFADPESPTQRVGGEITKEFKTVKHRWPMLSLGNTYNEQELLDFDQRIRKAIGDNFEYVCELKFDGLSMSMTYENGQLARAVTRGNGVEGDDVTTNVRTIHSVPKKLSHGSYPDMFEIRGEVFMHRKAFERLNNERIENGEMPYANPRNFASGTMKLQDSAEVARRPLDCFLYFLYTEKQVFKTHWDSLQAVKSWGFHVSEHNKLCKDIHEVLAFISYWEERRFDLSFDIDGIVIKVNSYAQQEELGFTAKVPRWAISYKYKAEQAETILESVVYNVGRTGAVTPVANLKPVLLAGTTVKRATLHNANEILRLDLHEGDSVYVEKGGEIIPKIISVNTAKRKADAKPVEYVTHCPVCGTQLERKEGEAAFYCPNDEGCPPQIVSKMQHFVGRKAMDIDGLGDETIETLYQRGFLKHISDIYDLHKHYDDLKQMERFGEKSIQNMLAGIEKSKQQPFEKVLFGLGIRYIGETVARKLVAHFKTVEKLQAATFEELTAVDEIGERIAHSLIEYFEGEKHREEIVKLQKQGLQFAAEEKEVVLQSDKLAGKTFIISGTFERSREELKEIIEQNGGKILSSISAKLNYLVAGDNMGPSKLEKATKLNIPIISDEELLGMI is encoded by the coding sequence ATGTCAGCCGAACAGCAAACCAAACAACTAATTGAAACCCTTACTGCCGAACTTAAACAGCATAATTACAACTATTATGTTTTGGCTCAACCTGTTATATCAGATTACGACTTTGATATAAAGCTAAAAGAACTGGCTGCTCTGGAGAAAGAACATCCTCAATTTGCCGATCCGGAGTCGCCAACACAGCGCGTAGGCGGTGAAATTACGAAAGAATTTAAGACGGTAAAGCACCGCTGGCCGATGCTTTCCTTAGGAAATACTTACAACGAGCAGGAGTTACTTGATTTTGACCAGCGCATACGCAAAGCAATCGGCGACAATTTTGAATATGTATGTGAGCTAAAGTTCGACGGGCTTTCCATGAGCATGACTTATGAAAACGGTCAGCTTGCACGCGCCGTTACGCGTGGAAACGGCGTTGAAGGCGATGATGTAACCACAAATGTTCGCACTATACACAGCGTGCCTAAAAAGCTTTCGCATGGCAGCTACCCTGATATGTTTGAAATAAGGGGCGAAGTTTTTATGCACCGCAAAGCTTTTGAGCGTTTAAATAACGAAAGAATTGAAAACGGCGAAATGCCGTATGCTAACCCACGAAACTTTGCCTCAGGAACTATGAAGCTGCAGGACTCGGCCGAGGTAGCACGCCGCCCTTTAGATTGCTTTCTGTATTTTCTTTACACCGAAAAACAAGTATTTAAAACACATTGGGATAGCCTGCAAGCCGTTAAAAGCTGGGGATTTCATGTAAGTGAGCATAACAAGCTTTGTAAAGATATTCATGAAGTATTGGCCTTTATCAGTTATTGGGAAGAACGCCGTTTTGACCTTTCGTTCGATATTGATGGTATCGTTATCAAAGTAAACAGTTATGCGCAGCAGGAAGAACTTGGCTTTACGGCCAAAGTACCTCGCTGGGCAATTTCCTATAAATACAAAGCCGAACAGGCAGAAACCATCTTAGAAAGCGTGGTTTATAACGTAGGCCGTACCGGCGCTGTAACTCCGGTGGCTAACCTTAAACCTGTTTTATTAGCTGGTACAACGGTTAAGCGCGCCACCCTGCATAATGCTAATGAAATATTGCGCCTTGATTTACATGAAGGCGATTCTGTGTATGTAGAGAAAGGCGGTGAGATCATTCCAAAGATCATCAGTGTAAATACTGCAAAACGCAAAGCAGATGCTAAACCGGTTGAGTATGTAACGCATTGTCCGGTTTGCGGCACCCAGTTAGAACGCAAAGAAGGCGAAGCTGCCTTTTATTGCCCTAACGACGAAGGTTGCCCACCGCAGATTGTAAGTAAAATGCAGCACTTTGTGGGCCGCAAAGCAATGGATATTGACGGCCTTGGCGATGAAACTATTGAAACATTATATCAGCGGGGCTTCCTGAAGCACATCAGTGATATATATGATCTGCATAAGCATTATGACGACCTTAAACAGATGGAACGTTTTGGCGAAAAGTCGATCCAGAACATGCTGGCAGGTATCGAAAAATCAAAGCAGCAACCATTTGAAAAAGTTTTATTTGGCTTGGGTATACGCTATATCGGCGAAACGGTAGCGCGTAAGCTTGTAGCACATTTTAAAACAGTAGAGAAACTACAGGCTGCAACTTTTGAAGAGTTAACCGCTGTTGATGAAATAGGTGAACGTATTGCCCATAGCCTCATCGAATATTTTGAAGGCGAAAAGCACCGCGAAGAAATTGTTAAATTACAAAAACAGGGACTGCAATTTGCTGCCGAAGAAAAAGAAGTGGTATTACAAAGTGATAAACTTGCCGGTAAAACTTTCATCATTTCAGGTACGTTTGAACGTTCCCGCGAAGAATTAAAAGAAATTATTGAACAGAACGGCGGAAAAATCCTCAGCAGCATTTCAGCTAAATTGAATTACTTAGTAGCCGGGGATAATATGGGTCCGTCAAAACTGGAAAAAGCTACAAAATTAAATATTCCGATTATTAGTGATGAAGAATTGTTGGGTATGATTTAA
- a CDS encoding Gfo/Idh/MocA family protein: MKQIRWGIIGCGNVTERKSGPAFNKVPNSKLAAVMRRDAEKAADYAARHSVELWYNDAEKMMDEAGLDAVYIATPPLQHVEYALRALEKGFNVYVEKPVTRNADEARQIATAVAASGNKLTVAHYRRALPMFLYVKKLIQEQAVGDIRTVQIRMWKSTNAELIAQTDANWRVHPELSGGGYFHDLAPHQLDLILHWFGKPKAYQGYSLNQSKSYPADDHTCGEIVFENGIVVNGSWSFNVAKSQVTDSCEIVGTKGKITFPFFGTIVTLENEEGTSTETFIHPEHIQQPMITKIVQYFNGEGENPCPIEEAVTLMEIIDAFTKSI; the protein is encoded by the coding sequence ATGAAGCAGATCAGATGGGGAATAATTGGCTGCGGCAACGTAACCGAACGCAAAAGCGGCCCGGCCTTTAATAAAGTGCCTAACAGTAAGCTTGCTGCCGTAATGCGCCGCGATGCTGAAAAAGCTGCTGATTATGCCGCACGACATAGCGTTGAGCTTTGGTATAACGATGCCGAGAAAATGATGGACGAGGCAGGCCTTGATGCTGTTTACATTGCCACGCCACCGCTTCAGCATGTTGAATATGCTTTGCGTGCCCTTGAAAAAGGCTTTAATGTTTATGTAGAAAAACCTGTAACCCGCAATGCTGATGAAGCAAGGCAGATAGCTACAGCAGTAGCTGCCAGCGGCAACAAACTTACCGTTGCGCATTACCGCCGGGCTTTGCCTATGTTTTTGTATGTGAAAAAACTGATACAGGAACAAGCAGTGGGTGATATCCGGACGGTACAAATACGCATGTGGAAAAGCACCAATGCCGAGCTGATTGCACAAACTGATGCTAACTGGCGGGTACACCCCGAGCTATCCGGCGGTGGTTATTTTCATGACCTTGCACCGCATCAGCTGGACTTGATATTACATTGGTTCGGCAAGCCAAAGGCTTATCAAGGGTATTCGCTTAACCAGTCGAAAAGTTACCCGGCAGATGACCATACCTGCGGGGAGATCGTGTTTGAAAACGGCATTGTGGTCAACGGCTCGTGGAGTTTTAATGTGGCCAAAAGCCAGGTGACCGACAGTTGCGAGATTGTAGGAACCAAAGGCAAAATTACTTTTCCGTTTTTCGGTACTATCGTTACACTGGAAAATGAGGAAGGCACTTCAACGGAAACATTTATCCATCCTGAGCATATACAGCAGCCAATGATCACTAAAATTGTGCAATACTTTAACGGCGAAGGTGAAAATCCCTGCCCTATTGAAGAAGCTGTTACGCTGATGGAAATTATAGACGCATTTACTAAATCAATTTAA
- a CDS encoding DUF2911 domain-containing protein: protein MKKLLFMVLLSVSTLSFFTASAQMDKSKRPSPPDTVSATLKSGVKVTVAYSQPAIKGRTIGKEIAPYGKVWRTGANEATSIEFSKAVKVEGKSLAAGKYSIYSIPGEKEWTIIINKKATGSGMEYDQNSDTMRFTVKTGTAPAFTERLKFVIDPAGSVSFVWGDKKVTFTVK from the coding sequence ATGAAAAAGCTATTATTTATGGTGCTGCTAAGTGTAAGCACTTTAAGTTTCTTTACAGCCTCGGCACAAATGGACAAAAGCAAACGTCCAAGTCCGCCGGATACTGTTAGCGCAACTTTAAAGAGCGGCGTTAAAGTAACCGTTGCTTACAGCCAGCCTGCCATAAAAGGCCGTACCATTGGTAAAGAAATTGCTCCTTACGGCAAGGTATGGCGCACCGGTGCTAACGAAGCTACCTCTATAGAGTTTAGTAAAGCCGTAAAAGTTGAAGGCAAATCTTTAGCCGCCGGTAAATACAGTATATACTCAATTCCGGGCGAAAAAGAATGGACCATTATCATCAATAAAAAAGCTACTGGTTCGGGAATGGAGTATGACCAAAATAGTGATACAATGCGCTTTACTGTAAAAACAGGCACTGCACCTGCCTTTACCGAACGTCTTAAATTTGTGATTGACCCGGCCGGATCGGTATCTTTTGTTTGGGGTGATAAAAAGGTAACTTTTACTGTAAAATAA